CCGACGCACGACGTGGCTGACGAAGCCGCAGCCTACAAGCTGGCCGATGAGCCGTTTCCCGGCAAATTCGGAATATTTTACAAAGCCAACCGTCCGACAAAAAACAAACTCGAAGCGGACATCAACGCGAAAGCACGGGAACGGGTTCAGGGCTTGAAGGACTGGCAGATACTGAAACAGAATTTCGAGCGGATGAAGTGATTCATCCACTGTTTTCCGTGGCCGCCGATGTGAAT
Above is a window of Candidatus Angelobacter sp. DNA encoding:
- a CDS encoding pyruvate ferredoxin oxidoreductase — protein: PTHDVADEAAAYKLADEPFPGKFGIFYKANRPTKNKLEADINAKARERVQGLKDWQILKQNFERMK